The following are from one region of the Anolis carolinensis isolate JA03-04 unplaced genomic scaffold, rAnoCar3.1.pri scaffold_18, whole genome shotgun sequence genome:
- the LOC134294630 gene encoding oocyte zinc finger protein XlCOF22-like has protein sequence MEENAYKCIECGKSFSKHGKLKRHQRSHTGEKPYTCLECGQSFTQKGNLQRHQRTHTGEKPYTCLECGQSFTRSSSLCSHQRTHMGEKPYNCLECGQSFTRSSSLHSHQRTHTGEKPYNCLECGQSFARSSGLRSHQRTHTGEKPYNCLECGQSFAHSSGLRSHQRTHTGEKPYNCLECGQSFSDCSILRSHQRTHTGEKPYKCLECGQSFTQSSGLRSHQRTHTGEKPYNCLECGQSFTRSSGLRLHQRTHTGEKL, from the coding sequence ATGGAGGAGAATgcatataaatgtatcgaatgtggaaagagctttagtaagcatggaaagctgaagagacatcaaaggagtcacactggggagaaaccctatacatgcctggagtgtggacagagctttactcagaagggaaacttacaaagacatcaaaggactcacacgggggagaaaccctatacatgcctggagtgtggacagagctttactcgtaGTTCAAGTctatgttcacatcaaaggactcacatgggggagaaaccttataattgcctggagtgtggacagagctttactcgtaGTTCAAGTCTTCAttctcatcaaaggactcacacgggggagaaaccctataactgcctggagtgtggacagagctttgctcgtagttcaggtctacgttcacatcaaaggactcacacgggggagaaaccctataactgcctggagtgtggacagagctttgctcatagttcaggtctacgttcacatcaaaggactcacactggggagaaaccctataactgcctggagtgtggacagagcttcagtgaTTGTTCaattctacgttcacatcaaaggactcacactggggagaaaccatataaatgcctagagtgtggacagagcttcactcagagctcaggtctacgttcacatcaaaggactcacactggggagaaaccctataactgcctggagtgtgggcagagctttactcgtagttcaggtctacgtttgcatcaaaggactcacactggggagaaactgtag